The proteins below come from a single Candidatus Neomarinimicrobiota bacterium genomic window:
- a CDS encoding tetratricopeptide repeat protein has protein sequence MLISGLFSLLWGQQIPNIQPLVMEPPSKTSKEVSRGLAYYENILKKKPDLPEAHFGAGHSAYSIENYERAKKEFDSSLKSERKDLQAKSHYNLGNTLHQQGRLEESLMAFRKAIQLDSSDMDAKYNYELTQRMLRQMQNKQQSQPQQSDNDEQKEDQNQQQQPQQPEDQEEQDPNQIPEDQQEQEPQQVKPNAEAILDALKADEENLMKRKLGHALSKKLAKDW, from the coding sequence ATGTTGATATCAGGTTTGTTCTCTTTACTGTGGGGACAACAAATTCCGAATATCCAGCCTTTGGTTATGGAACCTCCATCTAAAACATCAAAGGAAGTGAGCCGCGGCCTTGCGTACTACGAAAATATTTTAAAGAAAAAACCTGATCTTCCTGAAGCTCACTTTGGTGCCGGTCATTCCGCCTACTCCATTGAAAACTACGAGCGGGCAAAAAAGGAGTTTGATTCTTCTTTGAAATCGGAACGAAAAGATCTTCAGGCAAAATCACACTACAACCTCGGCAACACACTCCACCAGCAAGGCCGCCTTGAAGAGAGCCTTATGGCCTTTAGGAAGGCTATACAACTTGATTCATCGGACATGGATGCAAAGTACAATTATGAACTGACCCAGCGAATGCTCAGACAGATGCAGAACAAGCAGCAATCTCAACCCCAGCAGTCTGATAATGATGAACAGAAAGAAGATCAAAACCAACAACAGCAACCTCAACAGCCGGAAGACCAAGAAGAGCAAGATCCAAACCAGATTCCTGAAGATCAGCAAGAGCAGGAACCTCAGCAGGTCAAGCCTAATGCGGAAGCGATCCTGGACGCTTTGAAAGCTGATGAAGAAAACCTAATGAAGCGGAAACTGGGCCATGCCCTTTCAAAGAAGCTGGCGAAGGACTGGTAA
- a CDS encoding tetratricopeptide repeat protein, translated as MKTVVRLICLLTFTTVIRASSYADSLFMEANSFYSNQYYSEAADLYNQLINQGYGHTNLYYNLGNAYYQLGDLGNAIWAYEKGLELNPRDSDLKFNLSVANARIVDRVRVPEPFFLLKWYGALKQSFSPSQWLMTISSVLLGAAMLSAFARFFKNRLSQILMTASSAGLVMVILFSAVFADIYFDISDIETGVVVAQEGRVYTAPSKSSNLLFVIHEGTKAEISSRQYPWIEIELIDGKKGWLDSNSLRPL; from the coding sequence GTGAAAACTGTCGTGAGGCTCATATGTCTTTTGACTTTCACCACAGTAATTCGGGCAAGTTCTTATGCTGACTCTCTCTTTATGGAAGCCAATAGTTTCTACAGCAACCAGTATTACAGTGAGGCTGCAGACCTCTACAATCAATTGATAAATCAAGGATACGGCCATACGAATCTCTATTACAATCTCGGGAATGCCTATTATCAGTTGGGAGACTTGGGGAACGCCATATGGGCCTATGAGAAAGGTTTGGAACTGAACCCCAGGGATAGCGATCTTAAGTTTAATCTTAGCGTTGCCAACGCCAGGATTGTGGACAGGGTACGTGTACCGGAACCTTTCTTTTTGCTGAAATGGTACGGTGCCTTGAAGCAATCCTTTTCGCCATCTCAGTGGCTCATGACTATCAGCTCAGTTCTGCTCGGAGCCGCCATGCTGTCCGCTTTTGCGAGATTTTTTAAAAATCGCCTTTCACAAATCCTTATGACTGCTTCTTCGGCCGGATTGGTCATGGTGATACTTTTTTCGGCTGTTTTCGCCGATATCTACTTTGATATTTCGGACATAGAAACGGGCGTTGTGGTTGCCCAAGAGGGACGGGTATACACGGCGCCGTCCAAAAGCAGTAACCTCCTTTTTGTCATCCACGAAGGGACGAAGGCGGAGATCTCAAGCCGTCAGTATCCGTGGATTGAGATCGAACTCATCGACGGTAAGAAAGGGTGGCTCGATTCCAATTCGCTGAGGCCGCTGTAA
- the ruvC gene encoding crossover junction endodeoxyribonuclease RuvC, protein MRRIIGIDPGISTTGYGVIESDGDAISVITWGAISPPSKKNIHDRLCVLYDGIKDIIDRYTPTEFAIEEAFYRNNVKTVLVLGQARGVVMLAAAHQDLPCYEYSPRKIKMSVVGNGNASKEQVQYMVTSILEMEKPPEKHDVTDALATALCHLHQPEVMAE, encoded by the coding sequence ATGAGACGAATCATCGGTATAGATCCGGGTATTTCTACCACCGGTTATGGTGTCATAGAATCAGACGGTGATGCCATCAGTGTGATTACATGGGGAGCCATCTCTCCTCCGTCAAAGAAAAATATTCATGACCGATTGTGTGTTCTCTATGATGGCATTAAAGATATTATTGATCGTTACACTCCTACTGAATTTGCTATCGAGGAAGCATTCTACAGAAATAACGTCAAGACAGTCCTAGTGTTGGGCCAGGCACGGGGCGTTGTGATGCTGGCGGCGGCTCATCAGGATCTGCCGTGCTACGAATATTCACCGCGGAAAATCAAAATGTCCGTTGTAGGGAACGGCAACGCATCCAAGGAGCAGGTCCAGTATATGGTTACCTCTATTTTAGAAATGGAAAAACCCCCGGAGAAGCACGACGTCACTGACGCCCTAGCCACGGCCCTTTGCCATCTCCACCAGCCGGAGGTCATGGCTGAATGA
- the ruvA gene encoding Holliday junction branch migration protein RuvA produces the protein MIHSLRGKVKSKSATNVVVDVRGVAFYVVLSVPTADRLPKVGEEVEIRTYLKVREDAMELYGFGDEDELTLFKMLIGISKIGPKLAMGILSGASPDEFKRRIVAGDVASLTALPGIGSKTAKRIIVELKDKFVVTGDDDVMTLDGEVPDQFADALATLTALGFHRSDGFRVLSDMQRKDQLSGDVEEIVKIALTKL, from the coding sequence ATGATACATTCTTTACGGGGGAAAGTGAAGTCGAAATCCGCTACAAATGTTGTGGTGGATGTTCGCGGTGTTGCCTTTTACGTAGTACTCTCCGTTCCTACCGCTGATCGTCTTCCAAAGGTAGGTGAAGAGGTGGAAATCCGTACCTACCTCAAAGTCAGGGAAGACGCCATGGAACTTTACGGTTTCGGAGACGAAGATGAACTGACCCTGTTCAAGATGCTTATCGGTATTTCCAAGATTGGGCCTAAGCTAGCCATGGGAATTCTCTCCGGCGCCAGCCCTGATGAATTCAAAAGACGGATTGTAGCGGGAGACGTGGCGTCCCTGACGGCGCTACCGGGCATCGGATCCAAAACAGCCAAACGGATTATTGTAGAGCTGAAAGATAAATTTGTGGTAACCGGGGATGACGATGTTATGACACTGGACGGAGAAGTGCCGGACCAGTTTGCTGATGCCCTGGCCACACTCACTGCTCTCGGTTTCCACCGTTCGGACGGTTTTCGCGTTCTTTCTGATATGCAGAGGAAAGATCAGCTTAGCGGGGACGTTGAAGAAATTGTGAAAATAGCGTTGACTAAACTGTAG
- a CDS encoding YebC/PmpR family DNA-binding transcriptional regulator — protein sequence MAGHSKWAQIKRKKAVVDAKRGQVFTKIIKEITVAARLGGGDEDANPRLRQAVLSAKAANMPADNVKRAVQKGTGELPGISYEEAIFEGYGPGGVAVMVEVTTDNRKRTVAELRHLITKHGGNLGETGCVAWMFKRKGLITIEKISVDEESLLDSILTGGGDDFSDEDDVYVVESAPDQMITVREQLEADGFSVKSSEIMQMPQSSVSVEGETAKRVIQLLEVLDDHDDVQKVSANFDVDDAEIEEVS from the coding sequence GTGGCCGGTCATTCCAAATGGGCACAGATCAAGCGCAAGAAAGCCGTTGTAGACGCAAAGCGCGGACAGGTGTTCACAAAGATCATTAAGGAGATCACAGTGGCCGCCAGGCTAGGTGGTGGAGATGAAGATGCCAACCCCAGGCTGAGACAGGCCGTCCTTTCTGCGAAAGCAGCCAACATGCCGGCGGACAATGTTAAGCGTGCCGTCCAAAAGGGGACTGGTGAGCTTCCTGGTATTTCCTACGAGGAGGCAATATTTGAAGGTTACGGTCCCGGCGGAGTTGCCGTTATGGTGGAAGTGACAACCGATAACCGTAAGCGAACTGTGGCCGAACTGAGACACCTCATTACCAAGCACGGGGGAAATCTGGGTGAAACGGGATGCGTGGCATGGATGTTTAAAAGGAAAGGGTTAATCACCATCGAGAAAATCAGCGTTGATGAGGAATCACTTTTGGATTCCATCCTAACTGGCGGGGGTGATGACTTTTCAGATGAAGACGATGTTTATGTGGTTGAATCGGCACCTGATCAGATGATAACAGTCCGCGAACAGCTGGAAGCTGACGGATTTTCAGTAAAATCATCAGAGATAATGCAGATGCCTCAAAGTAGTGTGAGCGTTGAGGGTGAGACTGCAAAAAGGGTGATTCAACTGTTGGAAGTGCTTGACGATCATGACGATGTTCAAAAGGTTTCAGCCAATTTCGATGTTGATGATGCTGAAATAGAAGAGGTGAGTTAA
- a CDS encoding SPOR domain-containing protein, protein MKRIITLLAVVSLLLAQKKKVRFDESFDPATLKEPEIKLPVILKPDEPLPPQFSPVETDTVVEGYRVQVISTQDLKEANLLVMELSSLYGNEVYVIFDSPNYKVRVGNFRSRGNAEKARQRIVALGHRAAWIIRTKVRKNQPPSRQ, encoded by the coding sequence ATGAAGCGAATCATCACGCTTCTGGCCGTCGTTTCACTTCTTCTAGCTCAGAAAAAGAAGGTCAGGTTTGATGAAAGTTTTGATCCTGCTACCCTGAAAGAGCCGGAGATCAAATTACCTGTTATACTAAAGCCAGACGAGCCGCTGCCACCTCAGTTTTCCCCTGTCGAAACGGACACCGTTGTTGAAGGTTATCGTGTTCAGGTGATCTCAACACAAGATTTAAAGGAGGCCAACCTGTTAGTGATGGAACTATCCTCTCTTTACGGGAATGAGGTGTATGTTATCTTTGATTCGCCCAACTATAAGGTTAGGGTGGGGAATTTCCGATCCCGGGGTAACGCTGAAAAGGCCCGGCAGCGGATAGTCGCTCTGGGTCACCGGGCAGCGTGGATCATACGGACGAAAGTGAGGAAAAACCAACCACCTAGTCGTCAATGA
- a CDS encoding protein BatD: MRFQLVFLTLFVAQSAWAEIKVYAAIDQNRITLNETVSLKVTAEESNDFPKLDISAIKEFTVISGPGQSSSFQWVNGKMSSSKTLSWTLIPNRHGSLTIPVLTVEVDGKLIETEPIILTVLQSGSRSAAGSGGQSSQKDPQVPLIFLIAEPDKEEIFQGEQVTVHYKLYTRVNLRRYAVESKPQGVGFWQEELYAPKQPTLRETSIDGVRYRIATLYKVALFPTTYGDLTLEPMILNCTIEIPSRNRQFSLFDNFFSDPFFSRTKQQIVRSDELTFRVKPVPEVGKSADFTGAVGEFRLTSSVDTTSVVANQALAFTVELSGTGNLGLFQLPEPEFPGGLEVFSPKTSMDKDPFRDEISGKRSWEYILIPRWEGKIILPSVELVYLEPKTGKWLTTETDPIPVLVTPAVSAITESSGLTKEEIALLSQDIRYIRQEPVRIRSISNRIVPRAFWLMNLLAVAMFFAPNVVELVQSSRVERQGAIRVRGTLRRAKKVLLKVEDDDYEKVEQTIYSYFSDRMGLPGVGLDGRILEKKLQDVVDKSTLKELLALLEICGMGRFAPSAADDASASELAYRAVDLLRGIEGQL; encoded by the coding sequence ATGAGATTCCAGCTGGTATTCCTCACACTATTTGTCGCTCAGTCCGCTTGGGCGGAGATAAAAGTTTATGCCGCCATTGATCAGAATAGAATTACCCTCAACGAGACAGTGTCGCTGAAAGTGACGGCTGAAGAGTCGAATGATTTCCCAAAACTTGATATTAGTGCCATCAAAGAATTCACTGTTATTTCAGGCCCTGGGCAGTCAAGCAGTTTTCAATGGGTGAACGGCAAGATGTCCAGCTCCAAGACACTTTCCTGGACGCTCATTCCAAATAGACATGGATCGTTGACAATCCCAGTTTTGACGGTTGAGGTGGATGGCAAACTGATAGAGACCGAACCTATCATTCTGACGGTTTTGCAGTCCGGTAGCCGTTCTGCTGCCGGTTCTGGTGGTCAATCTTCCCAAAAAGATCCACAGGTGCCGCTCATTTTCCTCATTGCCGAACCTGACAAGGAAGAGATCTTCCAGGGCGAGCAGGTGACGGTTCACTACAAATTGTACACGCGCGTGAACTTGAGGCGGTACGCCGTTGAGTCAAAACCGCAGGGCGTCGGCTTCTGGCAGGAAGAGCTGTATGCACCGAAGCAACCAACGTTGAGAGAGACGAGTATTGACGGTGTTCGTTATCGTATTGCCACGCTCTACAAAGTTGCCCTCTTTCCCACAACGTATGGAGATCTCACTCTTGAACCGATGATCCTGAACTGTACCATAGAAATTCCGTCCCGTAATCGCCAATTCTCGCTGTTTGACAATTTCTTTTCAGATCCGTTCTTTTCGAGGACAAAGCAGCAGATAGTTCGATCAGACGAGTTGACTTTCCGTGTGAAACCGGTGCCAGAAGTTGGTAAATCGGCCGATTTTACAGGTGCCGTTGGTGAATTTCGTCTTACATCGAGTGTGGATACAACTTCTGTGGTTGCTAATCAAGCACTGGCATTTACTGTTGAACTTTCCGGTACGGGCAATCTTGGTCTTTTTCAGCTGCCAGAGCCAGAATTTCCCGGTGGGCTGGAAGTTTTCAGTCCCAAAACATCCATGGACAAGGATCCGTTCAGAGATGAGATTTCGGGAAAACGGTCGTGGGAATATATTCTCATTCCCCGATGGGAAGGGAAGATCATACTCCCTTCAGTAGAACTTGTCTATTTAGAGCCGAAAACCGGGAAATGGCTCACCACGGAGACCGATCCCATCCCCGTTCTTGTAACCCCTGCCGTGAGCGCCATTACCGAAAGCAGTGGTTTGACGAAAGAGGAGATTGCCCTTTTGAGCCAGGATATTCGTTACATCCGTCAGGAGCCAGTTCGGATACGAAGTATCTCTAACCGGATTGTGCCCCGGGCTTTCTGGCTTATGAACCTACTGGCTGTTGCAATGTTTTTTGCCCCTAATGTTGTGGAGTTGGTTCAGAGCAGTCGAGTGGAGCGGCAGGGAGCTATTCGTGTGCGAGGCACTCTTCGGCGCGCGAAGAAGGTTCTTTTGAAAGTGGAGGACGACGATTATGAGAAGGTGGAGCAGACCATCTATAGTTATTTCTCGGACCGGATGGGGCTGCCGGGTGTGGGCCTTGATGGGCGCATCCTGGAAAAGAAACTTCAGGACGTTGTGGACAAGTCCACCTTGAAGGAGTTGTTAGCCCTTCTTGAAATTTGCGGTATGGGGCGGTTTGCACCATCAGCTGCTGACGACGCTTCCGCTTCAGAGCTTGCTTATCGGGCGGTAGACCTGCTACGGGGAATAGAGGGGCAATTGTGA